Within Primulina tabacum isolate GXHZ01 chromosome 5, ASM2559414v2, whole genome shotgun sequence, the genomic segment agtgccctgggcttatagataaccaaggtgcgtagccttgggccggggagcatgtactgggacttgggaatggtcgaggtgcggagccccgagccagggtgtagtgccctgggcttatagataaccaaggtgcggagccttgggggccggggagcatgtcccgggacttgggaatggtcgaggtgcggagccccgagtcagggtgtagtgccctgggcttacaGATAACCAAGGTTCGGAGCTTTGGGCCGGgaagcatgtcccgggacttgggaatggtcgaggtgcggagccccgagccaggtttgagaaccctgggcttacaGATAACCAAGGTgcagagccttgggccggggagcatgtcccgggacttgggaatggtcgaaggtgcggagccccgagccaggtttgagaaccctgggcttataaataaccaaggtgcggagccttgggccgaggagcatgtcccgggacttgggaatggtcgaggtgcggagccccgagccagggtacggagccctggaCTTTAGATAACGTGCTGGGGCCTCAAAtctcccgggcttaagataaCGTGCCGAGGCCTCGTCTCTCCCGGACTTAAAATCAGATGTCGGGACCTCGTCTCTCCCGGACTTTCAAGAATAAGATGCCGGGGTctcatacctcccgggcttTGCATAatatgccggggcctcgtatctcccggactttcaagaatgtgccggggcctcataccttCCCGGACTtgagataatgtgccggggcctcgtacctcccgggcttaagagaTTTTGCTTTACCTgctgttttagttttattaaaaatcgAATCACTAACCTGGAAATATTGAATCCGAATTCATTTCCGGTAGAGTGAAACTTCTCTGGTTGAGCTAAATTAGGTGACTAATATAGCTGTATGCTACTGAGTGTATAGTAAATGCTCTTCATGCCAATCCGGGATAGCTGCTGAGCTTTGAGCCCATATGAAATCCACATATAAGATATGACAAGCCGAGCAGATCGGACTTGTATGTTTGTCAAGCAGAGTTGGGCTTATTTTTGAATGGAAACCTATATCTACGTCTCGAGctcaatttcccacagacggcgccaatgatgcgatccttgtgaaatggatgagcagggtcgggtgctccaccggatctgctatcaagaTAATGAAGGCAAACTGAGCAAGAACTATATCTGTGACGAAGATATATCTCTGCAATATGGCTTCCGCTGTaacctgcaaataagaaaagaactcgtgaatgggcgccggaggggtgtccggcgtggccactccgatgcttaagtcagcaggtgaagatgataACCAGTGTAACTTAGATAAAAGTAAGGCAAAAGTCCCTCAAATGAAttacatacctgctatttataggagaaaaggTAGTGgttaccttgttttcagtgcctacTTGTCACTTCCTGTCACGCCACCCTATTTTCCATCAAGTCACATCAATAGGATTTTGTCAGGTGCGTTTCTCGAGACAAGATCTTATCTTCTGAACCACTAGAATGTGGCACTGTTATCGAGGTGCCCGTGTAGAATGCCTCCCGGGAAATTTATACAAGAGCCCGAGACTATGACTGCCCGGAGAGTAGAGCATGGGCTTGCACCTGTCCGGCTCCAGAAGAATCCATCTGCAGACTCACTCGGATTTGGAATCCATTTGATAtttcgggtcatccatgaacCGGGTTCTTACGGGGGTATCATCATTTATCTTACAGGAAATGTTGGTGACATTATCTTCTCAAACATTAAAATAAGCACAAGGTATTATGATCCTTCATGCATGGTGGGGTAGAGCGGAGCCAATATATGTTACCACCTACCCACGAGATGAGATGACAAATCAAAAGCTGTTTCCATCTCTAATCTGCAATTCATAAACATAACAGCAACTTCCGAAAATGGTGAATTCTTATCAGGATCGAAAAGGCGGAATTCTGAGCAATTTGAAATTTATCAACGTGAACCTGAACTACAAAAGGTGGACGAACCATTCAGGCGGCCTTGTGGACTACAGACCGGGGCGTAAGGCTCGTAAATCACAGCACTGCCGGTTTCATGATGGAACACATCGATGGTTTGTATGTTCAGAATTTGAGCATATATGAGATGGGCTGATGAGAAGAATACGGCAAAGTGGAATAATCCATTCTGGATTTTACAAACAGTGAGGACCATAATATTGTTACACTTTTCGTAAAAGAATGAACACTTGTTTCTTCACCACATGGTTTGAATTTCAGaataataaacatgatcatatgATATACTTGTTGGAtatcggttttctcgtgcccaaaacgcagcggaagttttagaattttatttttatttttacaatcaaaatatttgtttgagcactcgtatgattttatatattcaaacattcatagggtgttagaatATTATACCATTGgtgaattaaatcacttggctccaactaatccggtataggcGGATATaactcttgatgaatccctacgaactttcttcaagaacttctttctttattcttctaatcaggtccacgactagatgatttgttcctattctaatttgcactagaaaaattagaagagatTTTACGTTGGAAATCAATGTTTGAGAGGCGGCTCAAACTTTTCCCAAAGagaagtggccgaaatttggagAGGAGGAGGAgagtgatttttttttaaaatcactatgatggaggctagggttatggcttgattattattttttataattaagccATGACCTAATtcacataattaacattaatgggcttgtttaattaattgggttagtccaactagtttaattaattaatcaaagtcaactttaattatttagtatgttggacttgtactcctacaagcccattaaacatacttcccaccaattttaattaatatttaataaactcaacttttgagcttaataaattaaatcgattataaattcaacatttgaatttattatttaaattataaattcaactccttgaattttatcacctccaaaatttaatatttaataaacccaacttttgagtttaataaattaaattctcagattttataaattcaactcctagaatttattttgtcaaaatttaattatcataaattcaacttcttgaatttaatatatcataatataaattcaactccttgaatttattctctcaacgggaacaaacgatccagtgcttgtgtgaccctcaatggtttagaGATACATCTAactgtgggttcacaactccttgtgattcaggacataatcctttattcgggcttacccttacTTGccacattctatgtatcaacaattgattatcagaatgtcagaaatcatatttctgattaaacccatcgaatcatggtaagagcgtctagtaacaTCGCCcaatgattccctaggtatcacagatagtgcctgcaagaaccagtcgattatgattagcgtacaatacggtcTCTTcctctcatatatcccgatcaaatctgcaaccattggttcatcgagggttgcataataattcgataactatgtgatacatataaatagtgtcatagcatgtactattggagaactctttatttaacgtacatctcatactatggccagagattccacgcactattatttcatcaaatcacataggatattcacacccataggtgagcggtgaatccccgactacaatgcactggctcctatatgtaacgcaactgtacccaacctcgccacctgatgactctcctggaaccggtaaacgagtcaaagcacagccctagcatatagagcctcagtgttgtcccgggtcgtaaggactaatggtgtacaatcataaccaaagacttatcctctcgatgaatgataatcaCTTAGAAAGtccgatggagggttgttcggtatgatcatcatatgactacctatctgcatgtttggacatctctatgcccttatcaagaaacgcagtacacaacatcacatatgctagtctcgagctcaagcgacctttatccattttttaggcggctgaatcgactaggaacgaatttagatcatacagtgtttacaaatgagtttcaacatcgaattacgattcatttgtattaaagtataatcaatgaTTTTATCTATACTGATTgaatgggtatatagataaagtaaaacaataccataaaaagttaaattatattaaaataaagattgtttatttcacttgagtcaataaattctctaacCAACCGTTGgtttgcagggcatctactctaacaatactTGTATGATTATTCAGGTATTAGAGATCGTGTCACCTACATCAGTTCTTCGGGCTGAATTAAAACTTAATCTGCACCTATCCCTTCGTGTTGAAGTGTTGCAATTATTCGAACTCTTCCAATTGATCAGCTTTATACAAACTTGCTTGAAAAGGTTCCCTCTTCATACATTAAATCTTATATCATCCGTGGTATTGGTATTAAAATTTGGACAAGTTTAATTAATAACTTGAATTAaacttctaaaaaaaaattaggtcCACACTTGAGTAACTCCTACACTACTTAAAAGAAGGCAAAagggaaaaaaagaagaagaaaagaaatctAATATTCATATTATGTTAAAGATGTGCGAATTAAAGTTAATGTGGTCCTTAATTTTTAACTTTTGTCTCCGCTTGAACCGGAAGCTGTTAAGAACAAATGTGTCTCACATGATCAATGTATACTGCGGTTAGTTTGATCCTACACTGGGGTATCCAAGAGGGTTGATTCAATTGATGTAAAAAATCACGTCATTTTTTCATGTGATATAATATATTGGTCGATGTGAAAAACACGTGACTCTTTTACCGTAATTGGATCAATATTTGGGGTATTACCCTAAGAATATGATGGAATAAATCAGATACTGGATGCTTGTGAATTCATATACACTTTTCATTTAGTTTGTCTAAATTCTTTAATCATTTTACATGAGTTTCTGTGGTTTCAGATGATTGTTTTCGCATATTATTCTATCAATGTTGGAATTTCGggtaaaattaattatttaatcaacTATAATTTGTGCTTTCATCAAATGAATGTTCATTTtgtatttttgatcttttaatacGAGGACAGTTTTAGTGgtataattacaaaattaatgAATGTAATTACTTGAAACATTTAACTATAACTGCTTTCTCCAAAACCAAATTGCCTAGGAaactaaagtttttttttttttaaagttaaagTAGGAAAAATGCTTTAATCAAATTCAAAGGAACGATTATGATTCTTTACTTGTTTGAATTAGATtggaatatatttttttactacCTGAAAATGAAACTACATAAGACCATAGGATACAGCTTCAAGTGTGCATTTTCATCTCAATTTTTGGTTGAAAGAAATTAAGGAGAAGAAGGGAGATTTTCTTGTTTCCAGGTTCTTTACTTCTGTTAGCCCTTTCATATCTTGCCAACTTTTAATTAATGCTTTTGGTATGATAATATCTTGGTGGATAATTGTTAAAATTGTTGTATAAAATTGCAAAACTTCTCTagtgcatgcatgcatgcattttaAGCACGTGTGTCAATGCTAgttcatatatatacacatatatattgaTTTTCTGTTGTTGTCGTGAATCTTTTCACATTGGAGAAATGCTAATTACTTATGTGTTACTGCAGTGATGAGCACTTCCAAAAAGACTCCACCCCCAACAATGGCGGCTGCAGACCCACAAGAAATGGCAGATAAGCTGTTAAGGGAAGCCATGGAAGGCGTTGGATCAGACGATGAAGCGCTGAAGAAAGCATTCAATATCCTCAGCAGCCAGATGAAGGGTTACGTTTCTGCAGATGTGATTCAGCGTGCAATGCCAATTCTTTGTGAGTGTGTAGAAGATCGTAAGGAGATTGATGAGGTCATTAAGAACAAGGCCAATGTGGAAAATGATACGAAGATCAACTATCAGGAATTCATCAGAATCATTCGGTAACCCAAATTGTTTAATCTTCGTTCCTATGGCTGTATATAAATTCATGGTTTGGGTTCACTCTTGGTGTTTAGATTTAGCTGTTTCATATACATTAATGTTGATATTCttgatttcaattatttaaaatcacGATACAGAAACATCTGGAAAAGGGTGGCCGATTCGATGATCAATGAAGAAATCGATTCAGACGAGGGACTGGAGACAGCTTTCATGGTGCTTGCCAAGAAAAATGAGTCTTATATCTCCGCTGCTCTGCTTCGGCGTATCATACCGTTTCTGGGTGGTAATCTAAACGACAAGGTGATCTTCGACGACATCAAGAAAGTCAAGAGCAATGCAGACGAAGATGGAAAGATCAACTATGAACAATTCATCCAGATCATAAGGTAATAAAGCGTTTTCGTAGAAAAACCAAAAGAACAAAGTTCGCATAGTTTGTATAGTTATGATTAAACCGagcaataattttaaaaaataagcaaaaataggcaaatatatatatatatatatatatataaaatggtTGGACAAGTGCAGATATAATACAAGGACAGTGTTTTGAAAGAGGTCTGTCTAAATGCGTGATATGGTTTGAGTGCCCATTTAAAAGTGGAGAAAATTGTTTGTTAGAAATTATGATCCATTGTATTTTTCCAATGTTAGGGGCTTAGTTTGATAAATGATTTGTTTGTGGCATAATATATGATGTTGTCAAGGTATCAGTTCTTTCTTGATGTATATAGGATACATGACATGATTCTGGCTTTCGTTCTCTGACTGTTTTTATATGCATGCAGTAATGTGAAAACAACTAAGATTTCTAAAAAATTAAAGTAAGAATCTgaatgtatataatatatatgttaaACTCTCAGCATGTTGGTTTACATCATAATGTCATCATAGTCTCAAGTTTTACTTAGAACCATTCAACAGAAACATTTGGCAAATGCCAACCGATTTGCTGttaaagaaaatgcaaaaaggTGCTGATTCAGCGGATGCACTCGTAAACGCTTTCAATGTTCTTAGCAACCCACTGGATGGTTCTGTTTCTGCTACTATTCTCAGAGTTGTCCTGCTAAATCTTGATAAAAATCTAAATTCTAAGGATGTTGATTGGATAATACACTACGTCAAGGCCAAACTGGAAGGTGAACTGATCCAAATGAAAGGGCTTACTGAGATCGTGAGGTAAGAAATGAACGAAAATCGAATTATTATTTTAAGTATGCGTCCATAGAAAAGgcaatgaaagaaaatattgatgagCCTGTGCTTATTTCTTGAGTAAAGGCATGTATTTGATGATAAAAACTGTGTTGATGATAAAAACTTGATATAATCTGGTGTCATGTTTAAAAATGATCCATCGTTTTTCCTTATCATATCCCTCAAAATTCAAGATTTTGTTGAGAACTTGGACAACTGTTCGTTATGTTTCATGCAGTTATGTCAAGGATCTGATGGAGAAGTACCCGCTGGATAAGATCTATGGAGTTTTAACTAGAGAGAAAACAAGAAAAGTTGTTATCTTTGGTGAAAGTGGCGTCGGGAAGACATGGATGGCAACAAAAACAGCTGACCGGGCAACAAGGAAAGGGAAATTTGATTTTGCACTTTGGGTGAATCTGAAAGGTATggatctttccaagattatcgGGTATCAACTGTCTCTACTTTCCGCGTCTGATGACATGGAAGCTGAAGACGCCAAGGAGGTGTCGGGGAGGGATAAGAAGTTCAAAAGCCTCAAGGAAAAGATTCACGAAGCACTGGAAAAGAAGAGCGTTCTTTTGATATTCGATGCTGTGAATAGTATTGAGGAAATAAACAAAGTCTTGTCAGAAAAATCAGAACTGGACCAACTTTTGAACCTGAGTAAGTTGAACCATTATAAGGTTCTAATCACTACTAGTGATTTTTACGAACTCCAACAAGAATTCAAACGAGAGTGGATCGGAATAGAGGTGAAACGTTGGACTAGTGACGAGTCGACATCATTTTTGAGAAATATGATCACTGCTGGTAAATACTCAGAAGTAGAAAAATTAGCAGAATTTTATATCAAGCGGAGTAAAGGGCTACCTGGTGAAATTCTCATCATAGCAAAAACCTTGAATTATTTTGTGAGCAGCGACGAGGGATTGCAGAAGCTGCAGGGTGTGAAAAAGGTAGTTTTGGAGGACACAGCCCATGACTACGATGACTATCACAACATCGAGAAACTATTAATCAGCACTGAGATGGTTCCGAAAATTATTTTAGTCGACTGCTATAGCTCAGAGACTCCGGCAGAACACTTCCTAAACAAACGAGGTTGGGTGCATTACAATGAGTTGATAAGCTATTGGATAATTGAAGGGCATCTTGGCCATTTTTCTTGCATCGAAGATGCTTATGCGCAGGGACATCATGTCTTGATGGAGCTTTTAGACTGCGGTCTCCTCAAAACGCTCAAAGCTGGATACGTTAAGTCGAATGGGGCGACATTTGAGTTTAGTGCTCAAGATTACTTTgatttatatcaaaataatcGACTTGGATTAGCAACTACATTTGACAACAAGCTAGGGAATACTGTGCTGGGAGATGGAATGATAAGAACATTCCCCAGGGACAAAGAGAGGGAGAAAAAGGAGAAAATGTCGACATTGCTGCTCGATGGAGACCGTACTGGTGAAGTATCGGACAACTTATTTGATTCCATGATAGATCTTGAAATTCTTGCCATCTTCAATCCCACCCATAAACCGTTTCCACTGCCTATATCTTACATGTCAAAGTATCGTTTGCTCGTGCTTAGAGGCTGTGAATTCTTGGAGAGCTTTGACAAAGTTTTCAAAATGATCGGTCCAGAAGCTCCAGAAATATCTGGTCTTGGTTCAAAAGCATTTTCCAATCTAACTGTTCTTGAAATATCTGGGCCTAGTTCCTTGAAGAAAATTCCTGAAAATCTTTTCGACACCATGACAAACCTCAAAAGCCTTAACATGTCCTCCCTCCAGATGGAATTTCTGCCGCCATCTTTCTACGATTTGAGAACAATAGAAATTCTCATCCTGAAGGACTGTTCTTCCTTAAAAAGAATGgaatctttaaaaaaatttgaacgaCTCCAGTTGCTTGACCTTTCTGGTGCGACATCCCTTGAGGCCTTCAAAGACAAGAGCTTCAAAGAAAACAGAAAACTTCAAATGATCAATCTTTCCCAATCCAGGATTGCAAAATTTCCTGTTGTCCATTCTCTTGAAAACCTTCAATATCTGTCGCTTAGCAAATGTCCCGCTTTAGTCAGAGTTCGCAAGATTGGTTTGGTTGAAACACTCCGAGTTTTTGATATTTCAGGTTCCAAAAATGTTGAACAACTCCTGGATCCAGGGTTAAAAAACCTTAAAAACCTTTTCACTCTTGATGTTTCAGGAACTGCAATCAGAAGGTTACCCTCGACCATTGGTACACCCCGCTATCTCCATTTAAGAGATTGCTCCAATCTGAAACAACTACCACCCATTGAAACTCTTAGCGAAGTTCGAGTCCTTGACCTCTCAGGTTCTGCCTTTCTGGATGATGTCAAACGGGATTTCATAACAACTTTGAAAAATCTCACAGAGTTCAACCTTTCGAAAACCGGTGTTGTGAATCTTCCTCCCCTTTCTAGTCTTGTCAATCTTCGACGCTTGTTAATGTCACAATGTCAAAGCCTGAAGAAGTTGGAAGGTTTAGGATCCTTAATAAACCTAGAAGTTCTTGATCTTTCCGGTTGCAAGGCTTTGTCGAAGATAGAGGATCAATCTTTTGACAAAATGGATCGTCTCCATTCTCTTGACCTATCTGAAACTCCTCTCGACATGTTGCCATCCCTGTCAAATCTCGAGAAACTTAAAAGGCTGAATCTGAGAGGTTGCACAAAATTAACCAACATTCCAGGTTTCGAAGATCTTCCTGTGCTTGAAGATCTGGATATTTCCAGGACTACTCTGAAAGTACCAAAATTTGAAAACCTCGATTGCCGTCATGGCCCTAAACCTTCAAGTTTTAAGATATTTAAAGCCACAGAGATCGTAGAAGATCTAGGTGCCCAGCCAGTGTCCAATTGTGATGACACGAAAAAACTCCCACAGGAGAAGATGGATCAGTGTGATCACTGGAATATTTCGAATAGGCTGGCGTCTCAAAACTCGGAGACCATTGGCAAACCTGTGATTGATGCTCATTTTCTTCAACTCTTGGAGATGCATTCAACACTGTTAGAGGATAACATCAAAAAATTCCATTTCTTTGTTTACCCTATGGAAGAGGCAACCGAACAGCCCATAGACAAAAAATTGCCCATAAAAGAATTTGTTTTGAGAAAAATCTTACTTGGAAATGTCTTCCCGGAAGCTCAAGATCGGTGCTTGGAGATTCGAGGATTTCGGGATTTCCCAAAGTTCCTTGAACAGTTGCTGGAACATGCTGAGATGATGGTGCTGATCAAGAACTCATGTATCCAGTTTTTATCTGACTTAGGTGCTGGTAACTTAAAGAAGATGAAGGTTTGTTGGATCGAAAGGTGCAATGAAATGGAGTATGTGACTGATGAAGTAAAAGAGTCTGCTGATATTCCCACCGAAAATATCGAGATTCTATGGGTTTCTGAGGCAGCCAAACTGAAGAGTATATGTAAGGAAACCTCACGTGGCATTGGCTTCAGTGCCCTCACGTCATTATACCTGGAGTATTGTCCGGAGCTCTCAAGTCTTAGCTTCTCAAACGAGCAGCTCAGTGGCCTAAAGATCCTTCATGTCAAATATTGTCAGAAATTGGTGAAACTCTTCGAGGTTCAATTTCCAAATCTGAAATCACTGCATCTGTGGGCGCTGCCAGCGTTGAAGGAAATTTCATGCAGCATGCAATCTCTTCGTACTTTGACTGTGGCACACTGCCCCTTGCTGCTATATATTTTTGATCGGGACACTTCTTCTCCGACAAATCTCGAGGGCCTTCAACTTAAAGTGAAATTTTGCGACAACATGAAGAGTATATTCCAGGATGGCAAATTACCATCAGGCTTGTTGCGGGAAAATATCATTATACTGGGTTGCCCAGAACTGCAATTGCCTGAATCATCAGCGCCAAGAAATACATGAGATAGTTGGCAATTAATTAATATTCTCTCAATTCCAGTTACACTCCCGAGACAGTTGTGAGTTTTTCTGTTGTGTGCTGCAAGTTTCTTGAGCATTTGTTTCTTTAATTTGTTCATATCCTTGAGATGTTGCAAAGTGCCTGATATTTGTACATATGCGATAAGCGACAATGACCTTTTATTGACTACATTGAACACTAATGTTTTGCAAACCTATTTTACCGTTTTCGTGCAAAAAACATGGTATACCACCTACGAATATTTCACTGTTCAGGAGATGACATCATTGGTGGTTCCTAAAGGAGAGTGGAGATTATAGctgtggattgatatttcatcGATGTATACGTCAAATGCATACGCAGAACTTACATTCAAGAATCACATACATGTTTAGTTTCTTTAACCGAGCCAGACCAAACCCATCCCCAAGTCATCAAGTCTTCTTACAGACCCACCTGACCATAGAGGTATGGGCCTGAACCTGTCCCGGTACGAAAAATTGCACAATAACATGAAGAGCAAGTTGCAAATTTCACAACAATATTGTCATTCGTCCAGCAAATAACTTACACACTGTAACAAACCAAACGAACCACTACCCGACTGGCAGCGACACTGGACTCGATATATCCCGATGAAATCACAATGATACCACCCATTTCTTCGGTAATTCACCCCCACAACACCACCAGCGTCCTAATAAGAAAACTGATCAACTTATATGAGAACGCACAGATAATATATAACGAGAAAGCATTTTACTTCAGTTCGTAACCTTCTAGATCTTCTCGAGCTTTTCACCTTTCACAAGTGGATTCGCTTTCGCTATAGCATCCTGAGCAGCAGTCCGATAATCAAATTGGCAGTCGTGTTTGTCAGAATACCGGTGAACTGAGCAGAAGAGGTGCCCACACTTACAATTGAATCCTGTTAAACCCACACGCTTGTGGCAAGAAGTGCATCGTTTTGGGCCTTCTACTGCCTTCGTATCTGAACACTTGCCCGACATCAATCCAGACGATGACCGTGAAAAAGATTCTTTCACCTCTACTGCTCCAGCTTCCGTCTTCACCATATCAACAAGGACTGGTTCTTTCTCATTGACACTACTTGAACTAGCTTTGACTATGTTCTCAATGGACGAGGTAGCAAGACTCACCTGCTGTTGTTGAAATACCACGTCTTTATGACACTTGGAGCACATATTCATGGTAGCTGCACTTCCGAAGAAACCACAGTTGTTAATGCAAAGAATCGGGCCTTCGGGAACCTGACAACCAGTTTCTTTGGAAGATTCCATTCCTGTATGTCCTGAAATTTCAACATACATCCGCTCGATGTGTATAAGGCTATTCAAGAAATGCATCAAAATTGAAGGGCACTAGCATTTCCTGAAGAAAATTCCCACCCAGGAAATGAAACACGATTGCAAGAAACTATAACATCCAAATCCATATTTAATACCAAAATCAAGTGAGCTTGGATACAAAAACATTCAGCCTGCTCAACAAAGAGTTTTACTAAACAAAAGCTTTTTAATATATTCTTTTTgtttaggaaaaaaaaagaagcagaACCGATTCAGATACACGAAAAGACACTTTTTGAAGGAGTAACTGCACAGTCGTGTTGCATAATTGTTGAGGCAACATGCATTGAACACATCTTCTCACATCCACACGCAATTCAATAAAGTAGCCACTGTAATTGAACAATCCAGaatcaataaaagaaaaaaaggttTACAGTAGCAAAAATCAGTTCATGCAAAAAAGTAAAGTTATGGACCAactgagtcgacagaagagaaaatttattatttctttCATATTTCGCAGAAATCAGGCTTCAAGTGCTTCAGAAAGTTAAATAAAGTGAAATAGCAAGGTCCAAGTACAAAACTAGACCTTAATCCATTGGTATTTCAACAACAGCAGATGACTGCCACCGAGCCAACCGATCCCATAACTTACATACAAaatcccaaaaatcctagatttcCACCTTTCTCAAAATCCTTTAGTTCGAAACCAAAAGAGATTCCATAggtgaaaaatatttcagtCAGAAAGATCGTAACACTTCCATAAGCAGCATAATcaatatgataaaataaaagttaAGTACATACATCAAATAATCATCAATTCACGCCAaataagaaagaaagaaaaagccAGCAGACACACGCAAAGAAAATTTTCATCTCTAAAATTGAACAAATGACGAAGCTTATCCCGATCTCGACTTCGCAGAATTAACCCAACAATTTTATACTATATCCCGACCCACGAGATAAAGGAATACGAGCGAAAGATTCCATCTTTTTACGAAATTAACAAAACCCATGAGCAGTCAGCAGATCACGAAACCGAGTCAattttttgcaaaaaaaaaaaaaaaaaacagattaaAAGCCCAAAAGCGTCGATAATACCTTCGACTGAGAGACAATTGGAGCAGTTCGAGGGGTGAAAAAAGAAAGAGGACGAATAGAGAGAGAACACCGCAGAAGAGTAATTTCTTACTGAATAACCAATTTGTCTCTCTTCGAAATTCGTATAAGA encodes:
- the LOC142547158 gene encoding zinc finger A20 and AN1 domain-containing stress-associated protein 8-like isoform X2 encodes the protein MESSKETGCQVPEGPILCINNCGFFGSAATMNMCSKCHKDVVFQQQQVSLATSSIENIVKASSSSVNEKEPVLVDMVKTEAGAVEVKESFSRSSSGLMSGKCSDTKAVEGPKRCTSCHKRVGLTGFNCKCGHLFCSVHRYSDKHDCQFDYRTAAQDAIAKANPLVKGEKLEKI
- the LOC142547158 gene encoding zinc finger A20 and AN1 domain-containing stress-associated protein 8-like isoform X1, whose protein sequence is MHFLNSLIHIERMYVEISGHTGMESSKETGCQVPEGPILCINNCGFFGSAATMNMCSKCHKDVVFQQQQVSLATSSIENIVKASSSSVNEKEPVLVDMVKTEAGAVEVKESFSRSSSGLMSGKCSDTKAVEGPKRCTSCHKRVGLTGFNCKCGHLFCSVHRYSDKHDCQFDYRTAAQDAIAKANPLVKGEKLEKI